One Megalobrama amblycephala isolate DHTTF-2021 linkage group LG15, ASM1881202v1, whole genome shotgun sequence genomic window, TTGATAGATCAGATTATCTGAGACCCATCAACCACACAGAAAGTAAGTTCATTTGGATTAATTATTTTTAGCTTTGAGACAGATAATTATATCACTGCTTATGTTATGACTGTGTTCCGTGTCTATTAATGAAAGATAGATACATACAAAGtttctttttgtaaaaaaatatatatataagttctCCAGATGAATTGAAATggtaaatatttgtttataatttaGAGCTAGTTTTTAAATGGTTCCTGTTGGCAGGTGTAttgacattttttctttccaaacAGGTCATGTAGTTTATCAGGTGATGGCTCTTTGTGAACATCTTGACAATGATAAATCTGGCCAAATGATCACCAAGAATGCATATAGAGGCTCTACAATTGACGAACTGCATTTTTTGGATGGCGAATTCACATATCACGGTTCTTTAAATTTCACGACTCAGCAAATAAAACCCTATCTAGAACTGTCCATGTGGCGTCATGAGAATATATTCTACCCAGCCTGCATAAAAACTCTGAAGAATTACCTCAAAAAGAGAGGAACACAAGTCAACAGAAAAAGTACTTATACGTGTATTTTCTCAATGCAATGATATTAtaattacatacatttatattcaTAGGTACATTCCCTTATTCATTTTTCTCTCATTTTTTCCTTCTACAGTAAAGCCGCGAGTCAGACTCATTCAGAAATCAAACTCAGATTCTGGAGGGTTTCGTGTGAGTTGTTTGGCGACAGGATTTTACCCTCGTCACATCAACCTGACCCTGTTCAGAGATGGACAGCCTGTATCTGATCATGAGATCACTGGAGGAGATCTGCTGCCCAATGGTGACGGGACGTACCAGATGAGGAAGAGTCTGGAGATCAGTgcagacaaacacaaatacacctGCTCTGCCACACACCTCAGTCTGGACAACAAACTGGACATCACTTTGGGTATGAGCTCTTACAGAAAACAATTTAACAATCAAAACAAATCAAGTCTCTCATCTGTGGTTTATGTTTCAGAGTATGAACACGGGGAACCATTTAAATCAGTGATTCCTTCAGTTCTGATGGTTTTGACTCTGATGGTGTTTGGAACTGCAGCATATGCTAAAACTGCATGGAAAAAACGACGTGCAGGTATGACAAGAATTAAAATAGATATGGGTTTAGAGAACAACTTACTGGAATTTTCAACATAATGGACATTTCATCTATTCCTTTAAGACAATATGTATAATTTGGGTATTCATAGTGTTTAGCTATAGTATAATATTGCcttatttcttcattttttgaTTTAGATTCATGTAGAAGTGTTTATTCTACTCCTTCTTGTAAGTACTTTTAGTTCCTTATTTGTTAACGATTATATAATGCATTAATTGTCAGTTTGTTCTCAAACAGAAAATACTGTTGTCACAAACCATGTCTGTCCATGTTGCATGTACACCTGTAAGCAATGTTGGGGGTAAATGTGAAcatacatttactcatctcacttgcatgaaaacattcagtattcctcaaaatgaataaaaacagtgaaatgcaatctcagaatttcatgcaaacctgtaataattagctattttaaattacactaatatactttatgtatttaatctcactttattaaccaatgtctttgctgctgaccttcaatgatccaattcaacctactaataagcaaaaatgactgtagattagatttagaaataagcaTTATTTCACAACAGCATTATTTCACTTGTGAAAGCACATTATAAGGGGCGTTAGAACACGtttttttctattccaatgcgctactttcccattgtttttctaacAGAtggacgtgcatgaccgttatGCTCACGTCTCGCGGCTTTTGCAGCGCCTCGCACATGAGtgccgcgtttttaagacgccgtgtcaagttaaaagaatttcaacttttacacgcagcgccgctcatcaatgtcagttccaaaacagtggaccaatcagaag contains:
- the LOC125247856 gene encoding major histocompatibility complex class I-related gene protein-like translates to MFPERILFIIIILLPAVSPRGSHSLWMLITYINGETQFPKLSATFMLDDITVGYYDYETRSYVARGNTTNEDDVVDPNHLNTISNYMIAHFIDRSDYLRPINHTESHVVYQVMALCEHLDNDKSGQMITKNAYRGSTIDELHFLDGEFTYHGSLNFTTQQIKPYLELSMWRHENIFYPACIKTLKNYLKKRGTQVNRKIKPRVRLIQKSNSDSGGFRVSCLATGFYPRHINLTLFRDGQPVSDHEITGGDLLPNGDGTYQMRKSLEISADKHKYTCSATHLSLDNKLDITLEYEHGEPFKSVIPSVLMVLTLMVFGTAAYAKTAWKKRRADSCRSVYSTPSSSKESLESQ